AGTGGCAACAATAGAAGAAGGAATTTtaacacttttttaaaaatatggtgATTATATTGGTGGGTTTGTTCTACGCACACAGAGGTGGAGGCTAAAGGAAAGTCCGACTGTGTCTCTGAAGATCAGCTGTCAGCAATCGTCAACAAACCAGAGCTGGTGAAGATAACGGACCAGTACCGGCCCAGCGGTACCTGGGCCTTCTGGTACCCAGAGTCAGAGATGGACAAAACCGAGCTGGAAACAGGACAGGAAATCCGTCTGAAGACCAGAGGAAACAGTCCTTTTATATGTGAGTCTTGCTCATTTGTACACAGTTAAATCgacttgcttttttttaaacatttattttcaaagcCAAATTGATGCCAGTTTGATGTCAGGATTTGAAGTGGAGATTGATCCGGGGATAAAATGTTGGTTTTTCTCTGGTTTCCCGAGGGCACTCTTGGGTTTCCCCCCTACACAACCCTGCGGCCTGTCCGAGCACTGACCTTCGCAGCCACGGGGAGTGAATGAAATTTAACCAGAactttgtttttccagcctCTATGTGACTTTGGTGGGAGTGAACCTCTCCTGACCTTAGAAAAGCCACCTAGTCCTTTCATATTCAATAGTTTCTTCTAACAGTAGACACAAACTTCATCCTATGTTGGTGGCTGATGGGAAACATggggaaaatgtaaagatgtttgCATTTTTCACAGTATTTAAAGATGTTACAGCGGTGGACACATTGTTGTGACGCACCTGTGAGAGTTGCTGTTGTACAACTGATAAAGACTTAACTCTCGCTTGCGCTTCCAGTCTCCCTGGCCAAGATGGACGGCGGTACGGTGACCAGGTGTAACTTTGCCGGAGATCAAATGGCCGGAGCATCGTGGACAGACAAGATCATGGCGAACAAAGCAGACGCTGCGACCTCGCAGGCGtcgggaggagaaggagcaggagaggacgaATGGGTGAGAGCGCTGCTTTCGTTCGCGTTATCTGGAatgtttgtttgattgtttgtttgttttacactGCTGGAGGGATGACAGAAGGtagtgttgtgaatcttctcctggtggtagccgagatgtgttgatgaggaaggaatcttcgcagacaccgacttggttatcaaagatgtttattggagagaacagtcaggtatcaatcgaacactgcagattgtccgagggaggtttcgcggtcccgatggtgaagaactccgaggtgtcttcatcgtcacctccttcttatacagtcgagtaaacacattctttactgatgacctcacgctatacaatatggccaacccaatggtatagcgttcagtcattaccaaaaaagggaatacttgaagatgcttcatgctacacatcctcatatggagaacaaccaggggcccacaggctccagtgtcatcttttaggagctccttttacataaaggaggaagacaccggacacacatgtggagcatgtcctaatatggtgcttaggctgggtgctaaacacattacggccttacagatgtaaggcctgcatagaacgggtcagatactacagtaGACACCTTCAGCTGTATGGAACCGATGCCGGCTTTACTTGCTGGGATCTTGTGCCACCTGCTGTGTCTGGGAATGTTTGGCCACAGTGAGCCTTGTCAAACAACATCGAAACCCTTCAACTTCCTGGGTTGACAGTAGTGGTTGTTGCTGTCAGAGTGGCTCAAATTTAAGCTGCCGCATATCTTTATCGCACGAATTAGCGTTAACGTGTCAGCGACTCGGGGAAAGTGAAGGTATCTTATTTGACTAAATTCAGCACCAGCTGTGGCTGCATCTGTTTTACAGATTAGAATGATTCCTTTGTTTCTCTGTCAGGATGATTAAGGAAATCAGTGCTCCCATCCACAAGTGCTGGCACCCTCTGAGTCTCAGGAGTGACCCCCCTCCCCGGCTGCCTGGAAACTTTTTTCTCCTCAGCCGTACCTCCTACATCCTACCCCGGCTGCCTGGAAACTGAACTCAAATACACTCCGTGGACAGAACAAGTAGGGCTTCATATTTACAGGACTGGACCTGCCCTCTACTCTGGGTTATTCTACTCTCGCTGATGTCCAGTTCGATTGTTTGTATTATTTGCACTCCATCTTGTTTTTCCATCACACTTGTTGGTCCTGGAATGGTGAAATCGAAGCCCCACGTGAGGCacaaactctgtgtgtgttttacatcttGTTTCCTCAGATCAGCTCACTGGTGTGATTCCAGGTAACTGAAGAACAAAAGCATtcagaaccttttttttaatatattgacATACTCAGTTCATGTAAGACAACATAGCTGAAGGCATTCTGAGGACGTgccttcatttaaaatgtgttcaaatgtgAGACCACCCCCACCGCTGGACGTgttgtcctcttctttcataaTCAGTGTGTTTTCCTCCTTTATTCCCATTAAATCGTCACTCTTGCAATCCCAGTTTGCCTCATATAGCTCATATAGACCAAAGTCTTTTATACTGTTCACCAACAATTGCTCTCAATTGCTGCTGTGGAGAGAAGTCTGATAAAATCTGTGTTTATGTGACACTCACTTTTTGAAATCCAAGTTTCCATAATTCTCTTTTGGGAAGCTTTTATTAGGTTGtaataaaaagagaaataacCTTATCTTTTGGTAACTATGTTCAGCCCTTGGAACAACTACTTCCTGCCTAAATATCTGGGCTAATATCTGGCTTCATAAACAGTGCAGAAGCTCGGGTAAAGGCAATGACCGTGTCTCATTCCCCTTACCTGATGAAATGGAATCCTCAGATTTCCATTTATTTGGATACTTGCTGCACATTTTGTTCTAATACAGTTTACAGATTTCTCATTAAATCCAAATCTCTCCCATGCCTTAAACAAGAATGTCCGGTTCACAAAAGCcttttctgcagctgtgctCACCAGAGCTTTCTACTCTCCTTTGCAGATGTTCTAAAACATGTAAAGTCCCTCTAAAAGGATCCCGCACCTGCCTTTCTACAGAATTTCATCAGTCAAATTCTGCATAAACGCCTCCTATCTCTGAGTTATAAGGGAGGTATTCCTCATTTAAGATTTATATTTGTGCATCCCATAAAACTGTTGCATTCTTTGAGTATAGTCCTCATCATCTCTGTactatatttttcttttttcaactaAACTGAAGTATTCTGGAGTACAAATCTGCATTACTAATAATGACCAGCAGGTGTCACTACAGCAAGTCACCCTCGTTATGTTCCCATTATTGGAATTTTTACTAATAGCAGCCAGTCAACGAAATTTATGGAAGACAAATTCACAATAATAACTCATGGTAAtagaaaatgttttcatttcagtatttttCGAATCCCCCGTGATTGTTACCTGTAGTTCTGAGGTGCTTCTCATAATCTGAGCGTGCTTTCCATCAGTGGGACAGAAGCACAGTGGATGAAATGGAGTTTGTTTTTGATggtcatttgttttatttcagagaCGATAAGTAAATGTTTGCTACATAAAATACTGAAACATAGTGTCCTGGTCCATAAATATGGACTAGATATACAGGATTTGGCTACTGGCTTCATTGTGCTGTTTATAGTGCAGGAACTGAGAAATGTTAAATTACATGACTTTTTATTCACAATATTAAAGTTTTATTCTTAAAATATGATTTCAGAACCTTAGAATGACACATTACATCATAATCATAATGCAGAGATAAAAAACAGCAGACCCTTGGCTggaaaagtgaaaaataaaaccataaacataaacacagtGTACTTATTAGAGCTAATCCATTAGCGGCTAATTGCTATGCGAACATACCATGCTGCTCATgtttaagaaaacaaaaacaacgtTATAGCAGAATCATAAAACACAAACTAGAAAACaggggatttattttattattttaacctCTCAGCAAACATTGCTGGCCAGTCAAGCAAAGGTGGGAATTTCACAGTAGAATTTAATAGTTTGTTGTTTTCAAACTTCTTTTCttactgttgctgttgtaaCTCGGGGAAGAGTTTTGCCTTTCGAACCAGTCTCGGACCGTGTACATGTGCTTGTCGACCCACCGGATGTTGGCTTGGGCTTGCTCAATAAATTGGGTTACTATCTTGGTGGAAAGCAGCTTCTGCTCTGCCGCAAAACTTTCCAGCTGGACAAGTGCAGAGATGACACACAGGATTACACCTACAGAGGCTGCGTGGAGGAATGCGTTCGCATCTTCACCAAATCTGGATCTTGCATCTGAACCTGGTGCCACTCGCTAAGCCCTGCCCTGGAACCGCCACTGACCGATCATGTGCTAGCAACGCAGCAAAAAGCCTAGCGCGTATGGGACATGTATGTCCGATGAAGGATATAGAATGCCTCCATTAATATGTACATATATGCATGTCTGTCTAAGATAACAGAGAGAACAGAGGTCACTCCTTGCTTGTGTTATAAAGCATATAAAGCAGCACTAATTTACCTCTTTCAGTTGTAACTGGTTGAACAGCTGGGAGGTCAGGCTCTGGAGCATGGCCGGCAAGACTCTAGCAGCAAAGAAACAGGACAGAAGATGGAATATTACAAATAGCTTCCAGTCTATCAAAATCCAGTTACCAAGTACCACAAAAaaggggggagaagaaaaagagatgaaTACACAGCATCTGAAGTACAATCTACCCGCTGATGTTTTTCCAGTGTTGTCTGACGAAGTTCCAGGCTAGCGGATTCCCCAACACGTTCCCAGCTACCGCGCCAACAACATAGGCAACATCAAGCTCATTGGCCTTCTCCAAACTGTACTCCAGATATCTGGAAGATAAGGATGACGAACACTAGGCCCAAACCGGAAATCAACACAGTTCAGAAATCACCCCCTGATTCCGTTTCTTCACCTGCTGAGCAGCCAAACCTTGGTGGTACAGGACAGAGCTTTaaggagctcctcttcctctgtgctgctgttggtggtCTGAACCTTCTCCCAGGCAAACTCCCATTCTTTTTCCCCGCCGGCGGCCACAGCGTGACAGTAGATAATAGACCGCAAGTTAGGATGGATGCTGAATCACAAGAGCAGGCATTATTTCCCCTCAGTCAGAACATCACACCATTACAATAGTGAACAATTGTTTTGCTAGTCTAGCATAGCATACATGCTAGCAATATTTATACCCAGCCGGAGCGTCACATGTCACTAAAATCCAATTTGTTTGTTCTGCATTATAGTTGCACTGAGTTCAAAAGGTGTGTTTCACAGATGTTGCATGTAACAGCTGCAATCACTGGCTGAATTTTACAATAAAACCAGCAGATTACAAGCAGACACATACAGCATTGGCAAGTGCAAGTGTGATGTTTTATGACGTATTTATCCATATGTGTACCGTGCATTATCGATTATATACTGTTACTCCTTCAGTATATAAAGATGAATTTGATGGAAGAAAATACGAAACACATTTGATGTTGAGCTTTCACTTTAAAGagctcctttttttaaaaaaaaaaacccaaacacttTTAGCCATATAAAACAGCAACAACCTCCACCAACTGAAAGAATGAAGGACTTGAATAACACTTACTTTTACGACATCCTTGATAATGCGTTAAGCAACAAAATATAAAGACAGCTTTTAAGAGGAGTCAGATTCCTCAAATTTGTGTGGATAATTAGCGCTTATACAGCAGAGTTTCTACCAGTTTGTGTTGCTGCTCATCCACTCGCCAAACACCTTCGATGCCATCTTTAAGCATCGTGGGAGCCGGTTGGAACACGCCACTTCTACGGCGGTTAATTGGCCGTACCTTTGAACGACACCATCAACAAAATGAACGTGTAAATGTCTGTAACTTTACGTTAAAGTGTATTTTCATCACTAAATCCACTATATTTCCCCTCCAAACCATGTCTCTACTGTAGCAAAAGGTCCTTAAATGAGAGATGCTGCGTGAAAGTAAAGATTAAGGTGTTGCACCACTGCAAGAACACAGTTGTCCATACCAGGATTCGAACCAGCAACCTTCTGCTTCATAACACAGTCCCCTCTTATTCTTAGTATTATCTTCTCAATCTTTAAACTTCTTATTTTAAGCATAGAAAGCCACTAGCTCAATAACACATTTCAGCCTGTTTATCTCCCTGAGCCGTCAGCACATGTTCTGAGTTAGCAAATGGGATTTGTTGTTTGAAAATCAGCCTAAACAATCAAGCGATCCTGCTGACGGGGCGAATAGCAGAGTGCTTACTGTGAGGCCTGCTCGTGGGGGACGGCATAGTCGTCGGTGAAGTTGCTGTAGAAGTCGTACAGGTGCTCCACTTGGTTCCGCAGGTACGTCTGCAGGAGGACGCAGCTTCATGTCAGAGTGTTTTGGGGGTTTATTttggattgggggggggggggttgagcgGGGTCAGTGACACATGCCTGAAGGGGTCCAAAAGCCTCAGTGTGTTGAAACATGAGGACGAAGTACTGAAGATTTCTCGTTGCTGCTTCCCAGGGGATGTATTCGGTCTCCTTCCGCAGGAAACGGGTTGAATCTAGAGCCAGAGTCACGTTGACAAGGTTGGCCCTGAGCGACACAGAAGCAGCCTTTAAGTGTTGTCGCGCGCCCGCGTTCACCACGACGCTCGCCGCTGCATCCTTACCTCGCCAAATTAAAAGCATCGTCGATGAGCTGCCCTCTGTTGACGAGTGGGATTAGCTAAAAAGGACGAGACACATGTGGAAACATCTGTATATTCAGTCAGTTATGGAGCATTTATCACCGGAGAACTGTAAACAAGGCATTTATTCACCTGTGGAAAATAGAATCCCTTTAATGACAGCTAGGACTGAACCTGCACAGTCAGCAGATTTGGAGTGATAGCAAAGACTTATGGAAGGGGTTCTGGGGTTCTACGGCTGAGGTCTGGGGGGTGGGTGACACTCATGTTCACACTTATGGTCAAGTTTGAGCTGCCCAAGCACAAAATATTACTACTATTTATTAAAAGTCTTCAGAGGGAGCGATTGGTGGAGGTGGATCGGCGAATGTTACTCACATTTCGGTCTGTTTCCAGCTGGGTCAGGAGGCGTTTCCAGTTCTCTGGGTCATAATTGACTCTATAGTATCCAGTACGGTTCACGTTGGCCAGGATCCACTCTCCATTCTTGGAGATCAGTTCGTTCTTCTTCACTTTAGGGAGCCAAAAGCCAGACGTAATTTACTAAATATAGACAATACGTTGACATGAAATCCATAAAAAGGAGCAAGTGCCTCTCAAAGTTAAAAGTCAGCCTGACGTTTATTCATGCTCAGTAATCACATGATCatgatttaaaaagtgaaacCCCAAGGCTCGGTACTCGTACCTGGAGATTTGGAGGTCAGCTTGATTAAAGATGCGTCCGCACGGCTTGACATGACTCTGATGGGGATCTGCCACCACACGCTAAAGACACGGAAGCGGACCAAAGAAGGAGTCATTTTGATGGGAAGGTCGGGAAGCTCAGGTAGAACGTGTGTTTCATCGGGAACGGCGCCCATCACTAGCGTAAATGTAGCACCTACTCCGATTCTGACGAGTCGTTAAACAGGAAACGCTTCTGGTAGATTTCTCCAGTGGACGTATTGATCGTGATCACAGGAAAGCCAGTCTGGTTGGTCCAGGACTCCATGAGGGTGGCAACGTCGGTGTGGCCCGAATCCTTCTTTACGGCCTGCGAAGACAAGAGAGTTCTGGTTTAATATGATTCGTAGAAATAACTGTGTTGAAATGATTCAACAAGattgacaccatcatcatcatcatcatcatcatcctcatcaccatcatcattatcatcatcatcatcatcatatgtGAAGACTTACAGCCTGCAGACAGTCCCAAAGATTGTTCTGTTCGGGGTTTTTGAAGCTAAAATCTGACAGGTACTTCTGGAATCAGAACAATAAGAGATAAAGGACAGATCATTTTAGATCATCGGAACAGTGGATTCTGATTTCAAATGATTTCGGTTGAAGCTTTTGTGTTTCGTGGGCCTGTTGCCGTGACTCCTGAATTCGGAGGCTGAGATCTGCTTTATGAACGCGCCGGGGTTTCTCCCCAGGCATCGAGGTCAATTCAGCCAatttctgttgcttttttaCACCTACGAATGTGTGAAGTCAGAGAACATGAAAGTGAAAAGAGACAACAAGGCaggacaacaaacacacacgcaggagtggaaaatatggaaaaaaggGCACATAAACGCATCACAACTGATTATTACACTTATCTGATCACAGTCTGTTCACATGCCTGCTGCATGATGTCCAGCTGAGCTCCAAAAACTGATCTGAAACACAATGTGGAGAAGATTTCTAAatatttctcctcctctcctctcctctcctcccctcacctcctctccttctcccctcccctctcctctcatctcccctcctgctcttctctcctctcctcccctcctcctctcctctcccctctcctcctcccctcctcctctcctcctcccctcctcctctcctctccttctccccccttcCCAGACCTGTCCTGTAAAGCATCTAGAAAACAAACTGATTgaaacagatgctatataaatacagCTGAGTTGAACTTCTCCCAATAGCAAAATGATCTTTTAAAGATGAGGCCACCTTCAGTCTGCAGGCCAAATATTTCAGCCATTATGTAATTTGGCTGCAGGCTGTGGAAATTACAGATGAGCAAAACTCTTCAactctttctttgttttgttttcccggTGCAGATACAATCCAGATGTTGCATTTCAGAACAACCGGGTGTGATGGTCAACAGAGCACATTTAACCCAAAACTCAACAGCTCAGAAATTCTGTTTGACTTTCCAAATAAACGTAAAACGACGCCATGACAACAGACGCTGGATTAGCAGAACGAAGCGGTTGCAGTTTCCAGTGTCAGTGAAAAAAAGGTCATTAAAAAAAGGGGCCGCTGCAAGGGCCACACGTGGTTTTACAGTATTCACGTCTAAAACAATGATACAGGTGTTTGATGAGAATAACAACATTCTTACTGATAGAAGTGATTTTCTAAAagcaatatttaatatttaggGTCCTTCTAGGAGATGGTTAATTAAGTTAAACGTGTGGTAAAAATGTATCGTAGTTCAGGCCATAGTTTGTAGTTTTTACAGCATAAAAGTGATCTTttttatatgtttctgtttAACATCTAATTGCACTTCCCAGCacatatagtatatatatatatatatatatatatatatacatacatatatatataaactagGTTGCTTATGTCATATGTTAAGGATCAATTTGACCCGTTTCAGATTTTGTGTTGTCCAAAGTGCTggctatcttttttttttcttcgtgaAATTTGGTGACTTTTCCTCATTTAGGGTCATGAACAGGTGTGCAAAATCTGGACACGTTGGTGTGTCTTGGAATGTCTGTGCACTGTTTAGTTACGTTGATGATGTTGCGGGTCAATTTGACCCGGGCATGTTAATAGGGGAGTATGTAATGTAATGAGCACGATGCACAAAGATGCATCTCTGAGCAGTAGAGAAGACAAGAAGCCACAAATGATCTTGGATTATAATGCCACTAAAGGAGGGGTGGACAATCTGGACAAAGTAACAGCAACATACAGCTGCCAGGCAAGACTGCCCATTGgcctttgttgattttttttgccacattttggaCACATCTGCTTATAATGCCTATGTCCTGTGGACTGAAATCAACCAGCAATGGAATTCCAACAAATTATACAGACTGGCTTTTCCTGGAAGAACTTGGCAAAGCACTTGTCACCCCCAAGATCCAGACATGAGCCAGGCCAGTTCGATCCCCAATGGCTGCAGCCATGATTGAAAAGGTCAAGCTCGGGTCACCCAACCAACCTCCAGTGGAAACAGGTGGGAAAAGACAGGAAAAGATGCCAGGTCATGTCATATGTTACATTATTAACTGTTATAAGAGGTAACCAAGTCAATGGGAGGCCAATAGGGGGGTTAATGGAAACATTTAGACACAAACTGCAGAAACCAAAGGGACAAAATAACTGACAAAAACAAGACGTctaatttgaccttttgaaataaaatgatgtTGTTCTAATAATATTTACCGCATTGTGTTCATTATCTTTCCTTCATTATTATTCAAACTAATGGCCTAAAGTTTATATTTGAAAGTACTTTGGTCTAAACCAGATCTGATTTTATTGGTTTAGATCAGCCTTTGTCACCAAGATGTCGTTAATGAAGTTAATGAAGACAACAACTTCAAAACCTGCTTAACTCTTGTAGTCTCATCTATGCTCATCCTATTCttattgatgatttttttttcttctgctaaAAGTATGTACAGTACATCCTGAAAAAGACTCAGAAACATAAAACTACCACTCAAATTTCAAACAAGGAAGCTAGTTGTGATTGAGGATTGTGACTGTTTGCTTGGACCATAGTGATTATGATAATACATAAATTTTACATCTATCtgaaacaaaatgaactttCTTCAGAAGCAACATATATTTTTTACACACCAAAAAACCTCCAATGTTTTACTAAACATATTGCAGCTATGGGCTAATCAAATTACATGGATTACATGATGACGAAAGCGGGAAAATCAAAAATCAAGAAGCTTACTTTGACCCCTTCATGGAAAACATTTTCCCCCATGTAGTCTGCCAGCATTCTCAGCACGCTTGCCCCCTGCAGAGGAACCACCAGAAACAAGTTTAAATGTCACTTTGGCTGCAGCACAGTACGTCCTCTTCATAGGTTTTTTTCGATTTCTGCGTTTTAAACCAGGCTGTTTAGCTGCATTAGCTCATTAAATTGCAACTTTAAACGTTAAGTGAATACCATCGCACCAGACAATTCCAGAATACAGTTATTAGTCATTATTGCCCACCTTACTGTACGTGATTTTGTCAAACAGGTGGTTGATGTCCACCGCTGACTGAATCTCTGCCTCTGGAGGGTTGAGAGGGTGGGATGATGGAAGAGCGTCCTGCTCAAATGCTGAGCGGAGCTCATTCAAAAAAAATATCTCAttctaaaggaaaaaaaaaagacaaattttggATTACTTGAGCTGGGATACAAAAAGCTGCTTTCCCCCCCTTGCTTGTTTGCATCAAGCTTTCTTCCCATGTAGGCCTGGAGGCCTCCCAACCAGCATGTATAGTGATTACATTGGTGAAAGTGAAcataaagatgtaaaaaaaaaagggcctgATCCAATGACCACTATGACCAAAGAACCCTGTCATCATGCGGACGTACCATTTTAAACGTAGGCTCAACGTGATCCACAGCAATGATGGACATGTAGGTGGCAAAGCCCTCATTCAGCCAGATTTGGTTCCACCATTTCATCGTTACCAAGTTCCCAaaccactttaaaaaaaaaataatcaacaaAAAACATTAGAATGTATTATCATTGCGATGTTCACGAGGGTATACACTGACCTGGTGTGCCATCTCATGTGCGATGAGTACGACAATCACATTCTTGTCCAACTGGGAGGAAACCTTCTCATCATACAGCAGGACTTCCTCCTTGTACGTGATCAAGCCCCAGTTTTCCATTCCTATAACATCCAAGTCCGGCAGCAGAATTTGCTCTGAGGGGATCAAATTATGGCGATACAATTAATAAAAACTATTTAGTACCACTTGGTACCACTAATAATACGGCTTACTCACTTGTGTTTCAACATGCCCTGTTTTTaagtttaaattattaaattaaaCATCAAGACCCACCCTTTAAAATATTGGTAGATCAAGATCCCCAAATGTTCATTTCCAAATTTATACAAGAAAAATGTTACATGCTATCAACTGTGGTTGATGTCTGACTGATCAGAATATGTGACTCTGAGGTTCCCACCAGTTAATTTAGAAAGGAGGGAACCTCTTGGGCAGGAGGTGTAACACCATTGAAAAACTAAAGGAAGTCGGTTGAATTTCCTTCAGCCAAGAGTTTTAATGCACTCTATAATCCAAAAGAACTAAAGACGGACAAATTGACTTACTTAGTGTCCCCTGTTTGTAATTAACTCCAAAATAACCCTCGAAAAACTTGAGAATTCTTCCAGCGACGTCGGCTGCATATCGAGTCAGTCCTCCTGATGTGACTTCTGGTCTGGCAAATGTCTGTACgtgcaaaacacaaacagcatcaGCGAGAGTAAAGAAGCTAATAAATCGAATAAAAGAGCCGGTAGAAGAGCCATCCTAGTTATTTACACAACTTCAAATGGAGTGAGGCAAATGGTATTAGAAACAATAAGTACAAACAGCTATTTGAAACAGCCACTACTAAGTTATCTGCAACTTCTGGGTATGATTATAGAGAACACGAAATGTTGTTCCCTTAAAACCTTTGGAAGGAGTAAACAAACGATACTCTCGGTGCATTACACATACATAAATTTTAACATCGTCGTGTGTTGTCGATCGTATTGACGTGAATTCCGACACCGTGAAGGCAAACAAATACGTTGACATCTTCGGTGTTGGATAAAAACTGGTGTAGCTCCAGTCCCCAATATCGGCGCTTCCTGAGAGTGtggaaaagacagaagaagagatgAGTCCTATTCACTTATTTCACTCTTTTCCGTTGAACGCACTGTTCCGATCGAATAGCCGCCAAAGGCAACAATAACGGAAGGCTTGTTGCTCGACTGCAGCCAATGGCAGTGACAGAGCAAGACGGAGCGCTCGTTCACCTTTTATTGGTCCATTTGCCAGAGCCACCATGTCGTTCctgtggatgatggtga
The nucleotide sequence above comes from Takifugu rubripes chromosome 9, fTakRub1.2, whole genome shotgun sequence. Encoded proteins:
- the arpin gene encoding arpin isoform X1, yielding MSRIYNNTSLQNKSVHNEKYDGVWSPVYDSGEGVLLEGMLKDVSRHSISDDKNQKSRFYVLYVKPSRIHRRRFDASGNEIESNFSDTKKVNTGFLMSSYKVEAKGKSDCVSEDQLSAIVNKPELVKITDQYRPSGTWAFWYPESEMDKTELETGQEIRLKTRGNSPFIFSLAKMDGGTVTRCNFAGDQMAGASWTDKIMANKADAATSQASGGEGAGEDEWDD
- the LOC101077934 gene encoding aminopeptidase N isoform X2 is translated as MPKQSFISRTAVVLVVLTVFIIAGIITVVILFNNDLSHLRTTKVLPSMRLPKNLLPHSYKVVLQPHLYTQVMEEENGTSVNQTLQFNGISVVNFHCVEKTQTIYLHSKDLLITKIPVVKNQRRKVSLKVSQTVFHNDPSDFMEIYLEEPLETGEDYSLRLEFWGQMSEASAGLYVSAYHERDEEENVDTVRYLAATHLEPTMARAVFPCFDEPDMKAVFNVTIIHRNDMVALANGPIKGSADIGDWSYTSFYPTPKMSTYLFAFTVSEFTSIRSTTHDDVKIYTFARPEVTSGGLTRYAADVAGRILKFFEGYFGVNYKQGTLKQILLPDLDVIGMENWGLITYKEEVLLYDEKVSSQLDKNVIVVLIAHEMAHQWFGNLVTMKWWNQIWLNEGFATYMSIIAVDHVEPTFKMNEIFFLNELRSAFEQDALPSSHPLNPPEAEIQSAVDINHLFDKITYSKGASVLRMLADYMGENVFHEGVKKYLSDFSFKNPEQNNLWDCLQAAVKKDSGHTDVATLMESWTNQTGFPVITINTSTGEIYQKRFLFNDSSESDVWWQIPIRVMSSRADASLIKLTSKSPVKKNELISKNGEWILANVNRTGYYRVNYDPENWKRLLTQLETDRNLIPLVNRGQLIDDAFNLARANLVNVTLALDSTRFLRKETEYIPWEAATRNLQYFVLMFQHTEAFGPLQTYLRNQVEHLYDFYSNFTDDYAVPHEQASQYGQLTAVEVACSNRLPRCLKMASKVFGEWMSSNTNWMS
- the LOC101077934 gene encoding aminopeptidase N isoform X1, with product MPKQSFISRTAVVLVVLTVFIIAGIITVVILFNNDLSHLRTTKVLPSMRLPKNLLPHSYKVVLQPHLYTQVMEEENGTSVNQTLQFNGISVVNFHCVEKTQTIYLHSKDLLITKIPVVKNQRRKVSLKVSQTVFHNDPSDFMEIYLEEPLETGEDYSLRLEFWGQMSEASAGLYVSAYHERDEEENVDTVRYLAATHLEPTMARAVFPCFDEPDMKAVFNVTIIHRNDMVALANGPIKGSADIGDWSYTSFYPTPKMSTYLFAFTVSEFTSIRSTTHDDVKIYTFARPEVTSGGLTRYAADVAGRILKFFEGYFGVNYKQGTLKQILLPDLDVIGMENWGLITYKEEVLLYDEKVSSQLDKNVIVVLIAHEMAHQWFGNLVTMKWWNQIWLNEGFATYMSIIAVDHVEPTFKMNEIFFLNELRSAFEQDALPSSHPLNPPEAEIQSAVDINHLFDKITYSKGASVLRMLADYMGENVFHEGVKKYLSDFSFKNPEQNNLWDCLQAAVKKDSGHTDVATLMESWTNQTGFPVITINTSTGEIYQKRFLFNDSSESDVWWQIPIRVMSSRADASLIKLTSKSPVKKNELISKNGEWILANVNRTGYYRVNYDPENWKRLLTQLETDRNLIPLVNRGQLIDDAFNLARANLVNVTLALDSTRFLRKETEYIPWEAATRNLQYFVLMFQHTEAFGPLQTYLRNQVEHLYDFYSNFTDDYAVPHEQASQYGQLTAVEVACSNRLPRCLKMASKVFGEWMSSNTNCIHPNLRSIIYCHAVAAGGEKEWEFAWEKVQTTNSSTEEEELLKALSCTTKVWLLSRYLEYSLEKANELDVAYVVGAVAGNVLGNPLAWNFVRQHWKNISGVLPAMLQSLTSQLFNQLQLKELESFAAEQKLLSTKIVTQFIEQAQANIRWVDKHMYTVRDWFERQNSSPSYNSNSKKRSLKTTNY
- the LOC101077934 gene encoding aminopeptidase N isoform X3 yields the protein MPKQSFISRTAVVLVVLTVFIIAGIITVVILFNNDLSHLRTTKVLPSMRLPKNLLPHSYKVVLQPHLYTQVMEEENGTSVNQTLQFNGISVVNFHCVEKTQTIYLHSKDLLITKIPVVKNQRRKVSLKVSQTVFHNDPSDFMEIYLEEPLETGEDYSLRLEFWGQMSEASAGLYVSAYHERDEEENVDTVRYLAATHLEPTMARAVFPCFDEPDMKAVFNVTIIHRNDMVALANGPIKGSADIGDWSYTSFYPTPKMSTYLFAFTVSEFTSIRSTTHDDVKIYTFARPEVTSGGLTRYAADVAGRILKFFEGYFGVNYKQGTLKQILLPDLDVIGMENWGLITYKEEVLLYDEKVSSQLDKNVIVVLIAHEMAHQWFGNLVTMKWWNQIWLNEGFATYMSIIAVDHVEPTFKMNEIFFLNELRSAFEQDALPSSHPLNPPEAEIQSAVDINHLFDKITYSKGASVLRMLADYMGENVFHEGVKKYLSDFSFKNPEQNNLWDCLQAAVKKDSGHTDVATLMESWTNQTGFPVITINTSTGEIYQKRFLFNDSSESDVWWQIPIRVMSSRADASLIKLTSKSPVKKNELISKNGEWILANVNRTGYYRVNYDPENWKRLLTQLETDRNLIPLVNRGQLIDDAFNLARANLVNVTLALDSTRFLRKETEYIPWEAATRNLQYFVLMFQHTEAFGPLQTYLRNQVEHLYDFYSNFTDDYAVPHEQASQYGQLTAVEVACSNRLPRCLKMASKVFGEWMSSNTN